A section of the Macaca thibetana thibetana isolate TM-01 chromosome 10, ASM2454274v1, whole genome shotgun sequence genome encodes:
- the POLDIP3 gene encoding polymerase delta-interacting protein 3 — MADISLDELIRKRGAVAKGRLNARPGVGGVRSRVGIQQGLLSQSTRTATFQQRFDARQKIGLSDARLKLGVKDAREKLLQKDARFRIKGKVQDAREMLNSRKQQTTAPQKPRQVTDAREKISLKRSSPAAFINPPIGTVTPALKLTKTIQVPQQKAMAPLHPHPAGMRINVVNNHQAKQNLYDLDEDDDGIASVPTKQMKFAASGGFLHHMAGLSSSKLSMSKALPLTKVVQNDAYTAPALPSSVRTKALTNMSRTLVNKEEPPKELPPAEPVLSPLEGTKMTVNNLHPRVTEEDIVELFCVCGALKRARLVHPGVAEVVFVKKDDAITAYKKYNNRCLDGQPMKCNLHMNGNVITSDQPILLRLSDSPSVKKESELPRRVNSASSSNPPAEVDPDTILKALFKSSGASVTTQPTEFKIKL; from the exons GCTTAATGCCAGACCGGGGGTTGGAGGTGTCCGATCTCGAGTTGGGATCCAGCAAGGCCTTCTCAGCCAGTCAACACGCACAGCCACCTTCCAGCAGAGATTTGATGCCCGGCAAAAGATTGGCCTCTCAGATGCCCGGCTCAAACTGGGAGTCAAGGATGCCCGGGAGAAGCTTTTGCAGAAAGATGCCCGATTTCGGATCAAAGGGAAAGTGCAGGATGCCAGAGAGATGTTGAACTCTCGCAAGCAGCAGACCACGGCGCCCCAGAAGCCCCGCCAGGTCACTGATGCCCGGGAGAAGATTAGCTtgaagaggagttcccctgctgCCTTCATAAACCCACCTATTGGGACAGTGACCCCTGCTCTGAAACTCACCAAAACCATCCAG GTTCCACAGCAGAAAGCCATGGCACCACTTCATCCTCATCCTGCTGGAATGAGAATCAATGTTGTCAATAACCACCAGGCCAAACAG AATTTATATGACCtggatgaagatgatgatggtaTAGCTTCCGTTCCTACTAAACAGATGAAGTTTGCAGCCTCCGGCGGCTTTCTTCACCACATG GCTGGGCTAAGTAGTTCCAAGCTTTCCATGTCCAAGGCCCTCCCTCTTACCAAAGTGGTTCAGAATGACGCATACACAGCTCCTGCTCTCCCTTCCTCTGTTCGAACAAAAGCCTTGACCAACATGTCCCGGACACTGGTGAACAAGGAAGAACCCCCCAAAGAGCTGCCACCTGCTGAG CCTGTTCTCAGCCCATTGGAAGGCACCAAGATGACTGTGAATAATCTGCACCCTCGGGTCACGGAGGAGGACATTGTT gaacttttctgtgtgtgtggggCCCTCAAGCGAGCTCGACTGGTCCATCCTGGGGTAGCAGAGGTGGTGTTTGTGAAGAAGGACGATGCCATCACCGCATATAAGAAGTACAACAACCGGTGTCTGGACG GGCAGCCGATGAAGTGCAACCTTCACATGAATGGGAACGTTATCACCTCAGACCAGCCCATCCTGCT GCGGCTGAGTGACAGCCCATCGGTGAAAAAGGAGAGTGAGCTGCCTCGCAGGGTGaactctgcctcctcctccaacCCCCCTGCCGAAGTGGACCCTGACACCATCCTGAAGGCACTCTTCAAGTCCTCAGGGGCCTCTGTGACCACGCAGCCCACAGAATTCAAAATCAAGCTTTGA